Proteins co-encoded in one Capsicum annuum cultivar UCD-10X-F1 chromosome 9, UCD10Xv1.1, whole genome shotgun sequence genomic window:
- the LOC107842329 gene encoding 3-hydroxyisobutyryl-CoA hydrolase-like protein 5, whose product MAQETVNLEGEVVVAEDVGNARVVTLNRPKQLNVISSTVVKLLAANLEKWEKDENAKLVIIKGAGRAFSAGGDLKMFYDGRNSKDSCLEVVYRMYWLCNHIHTYKKTTVALVHGISMGGGASLMAPMKFSVVTEKTVFATPEASIGFHTDCGFSYMLSRLPGRLGEYLGLTGARLNGKELVAAGLATHFVPLEKLPELEKHLLSLNTDDEAVVRSAIKEFSTDVQIDEESILKKQEIIDECFSKDSVSEIISSFEAEAGKEGNGWIVPVLKGLKRSSPTGLTVTLRSIHEGRKQTLSECLKKEFRITINTLRMRISGDVYEGIRALTIDKDNSPKWDPPTLEKVEEEQVNLVFEPFEEDLELKVSENEQCRWDGKYEDSAYCHQ is encoded by the exons ATGGCTCAAGAAACAGTAAATCTTGAAGGAGAG GTTGTTGTGGCTGAAGATGTTGGAAATGCTAGAGTTGTAACCTTAAATCGCCCAAAACAGTTGAATGTTATTTCATCGACAGTG GTAAAACTGCTAGCTGCGAATCTCGAGAAGTGGGAGAAAGATGAGAATGCAAAACTTGTTATCATCAAG ggagcTGGCCGGGCATTTTCTGCTGGCGGGGATTTGAAAATGTTCTATGATGGCAGAAATTCAA AGGATTCCTGCCTCGAAGTTGTTTATCGAATGTATTGGCTTTGCAATCACATCCACACATATAAAAAAACCACG GTTGCACTTGTTCATGGAATCTCAATGGGTGGAGGTGCATCCTTAATGGCTCCAATGAAGTTCTCTGTTGTGACTGAAAAGACG GTTTTTGCGACACCTGAAGCAAGTATAGGCTTCCACACGGACTGTGGTTTCTCATACATGCTTTCTCGGCTTCCTGGTAGGCTCG GGGAATACTTGGGTTTAACAGGAGCAAGGCTGAACGGTAAAGAATTGGTTGCTGCTGGACTTGCAACACATTTTGTACCTTTGGAG AAACTGCCTGAGCTAGAGAAGCACTTATTAAGCTTAAATACTGATGACGAGGCCGTTGTCAGATCTGCAATCAAGGAGTTCTCAACAGATGTTCAGATCGATGAAGAAAGTATCTTGAAAAA GCAGGAGATAATTGATGAGTGCTTCTCCAAGGATTCTGTTTCAGAGATCATCAGTTCATTT GAAGCTGAGGCAGGCAAAGAAGGAAATGGTTGGATTGTGCCGGTGCTTAAAGGCCTAAAAAGATCATCCCCAACAGGTCTAACAGTTACTCTAAGATCG ATTCATGAAGGAAGGAAGCAAACATTGTCTGAATGTCTGAAGAAAGAATTCAGAATTACGATAAATACACTAAGAATGAGAATATCTGGTGATGTGTATGAG GGTATCAGGGCTCTTACCATTGACAAGGACAATTCTCCAAAA TGGGACCCTCCAACTCTTGAAAAGGTCGAGGAAGAGCAAGTCAACCTCGTATTTGAGCcatttgaagaagatttggagCTAAAGGTTTCAGAAAATGAACAGTGCAG GTGGGATGGAAAATATGAAGATTCAGCATACTGCCATCAGTGA